The following proteins are co-located in the Solanum pennellii chromosome 1, SPENNV200 genome:
- the LOC107007954 gene encoding uncharacterized protein LOC107007954 yields MPIFSSSTLLQMSAAVVVPSPVTMSAAATSSSASHILNLNHNHQLIVSLNGRRKSTNASSSSFIGEYRLNCSISRSSRRISYPSPMRIRPLSLVMEWQDCTIKKEVDVPISVAYKCYSDREAIPEWMPFISTVKILEDKPDLSRWSLKYQAFGQNIEYSWLARNMQPTPNQKIHWRSLEGLPNRGAVRFFPKGPSSCIIELTFSYEVPQLLVPVASALKPFTENLLTQGLERFATFAKSYSADTPK; encoded by the exons ATGCCTATCTTTTCGTCCTCCACTCTCCTCCAAATGTCTGCAGCCGTCGTCGTACCTTCTCCAGTAACCATGTCCGCAGCTGCAACTTCTTCTTCTGCCTCCCACATACTCAACCTAAATCACAATCATCAGCTCATTGTTTCGCTAAATGGCAGAAGAAAGTCAACTAATGCATCCTCCTCCTCTTTTATCGGCGAATACCGACTCAACTGCAGCATCTCTAGATCCTCTCGAAGGATCTCTTATCCTTCTCCCATGAGGATCAGGCCGCTCTCTCTTGTCATGGAATGGCAAGATTGCAC GATCAAAAAGGAAGTAGATGTGCCCATTTCAGTTGCTTATAAGTGTTATTCTGATCGTGAGGCCATTCCTGAATGGATGCCTTTTATTTCAACTGTAAAG ATTTTGGAGGATAAGCCTGACTTATCAAGATGGTCGCTGAAGTATCAAGCTTTCGGGCAGAACATTGAATATTCATGGCTCGCTCGAAATATGCAG CCTACGCCAAATCAGAAGATCCACTGGAGATCTCTGGAGGGACTTCCTAACAG GGGAGCTGTGCGGTTTTTCCCCAAAGGCCCATCATCCTGCATCATAGAA CTTACATTTTCGTATGAAGTGCCTCAACTGTTGGTTCCAGTGGCATCA GCATTGAAACCATTTACTGAAAACCTGCTGACACAAGGGTTGGAACGATTTGCAACATTTGCTAAGAGTTACTCAGCTGACACACCTAAATGA
- the LOC107007955 gene encoding uncharacterized protein LOC107007955 — MSATTAIPASTTMSAAATSASASSSAHILRLNHKQLIVSLHGRRKSISASSSSFFSTYRFNSSISRSSRRISYPSSIRIRPLSPVMEWQDVTVKMEVDVPISVAYKCYSDREAIPEWMPFISTVKILEDKPDLSRWSLKYNAFGQNIEYSWLARNMQPTPNQKIHWRSLEGLPNRGAVRFFTKGPSSCIIELTVSYEVPQLLVPVASALKPFLENLLSQGLERFATFARSYSADTPK, encoded by the exons ATGTCTGCAACTACCGCCATTCCTGCTTCAACTACCATGTCCGCCGCTGCAACTTCTGCTTCCGCCTCCTCCTCCGCTCACATACTCAGACTCAATCACAAGCAGCTCATTGTTTCGCTTCATGGCAGAAGAAAGTCAATTAGTgcatcctcctcctccttcttcagCACATACCGATTCAACTCCAGCATTTCTAGATCCTCTCGGAGGATCTCTTATCCTTCTTCCATCAGGATTAGACCGCTCTCTCCTGTCATGGAATGGCAAGATGTCAC AGTTAAAATGGAAGTAGATGTGCCCATTTCTGTTGCTTATAAGTGCTATTCTGATCGTGAGGCCATTCCTGAATGGATGCCGTTTATTTCAACTGTAAAG ATTTTGGAGGATAAGCCTGACCTATCAAGATGGTCACTGAAGTATAATGCTTTCGGGCAGAATATTGAATATTCATGGCTTGCTCGAAATATGCAG CCTACGCCAAACCAGAAGATCCACTGGAGATCTCTGGAGGGACTACCCAACAG GGGAGCTGTGCGATTTTTTACCAAAGGCCCATCATCCTGTATCATAGAA CTAACAGTTTCATATGAAGTGCCTCAACTTTTGGTTCCAGTGGCATCA GCATTGAAACCATTTCTTGAAAACCTGCTGTCGCAAGGATTGGAACGCTTTGCAACATTTGCTAGGAGCTACTCAGCTGACACACCTAAATGA